The following proteins come from a genomic window of Polaribacter dokdonensis:
- a CDS encoding amidophosphoribosyltransferase — protein sequence MSDAIKHECGIALVRLKKPLQFYKDKYGSAFYGINKMYLLMEKQHNRGQDGAGFASVKFNIEPGTRYISRVRSNKPQPIQDIFAQINDRINGVLGENPDKKDDVAWQEENIPYVGNLFLGHVRYGTFGKNSIESVHPFLRQSNWKHKNLIVAGNFNMTNSNQMLDELIELGQHPKEFTDTVTVMEKIGHFLEDEVGKLYQKAKKQGFNKKDASPFIEENLSLKKVLKRSSKNWDGGYAMAGLVGHGDAFVLRDPNGIRPTFFYEDDEVVVVASERPVIQTVFNVEIDKVQELERGHALIIKKNGKVSIKKVNEPREKKSCSFERIYFSRGSDASIYEERKNLGKYVFPQVLKSINSDVSNSVFSYIPNTAETSFYGMTEAAEDLLNQQKTAKILAGGTKLSAQKVTEILSERPRFEKIAIKDAKLRTFIADDNSRDDLVEHVYDITYGVVKPTDNLVIIDDSIVRGTTLKKSIIKILDRLNPKKIVVVSSAPQIRYPDCYGIDMARIDAFIAFKAAIELLEQTNQYHIVDEVYQKSKAQQNNEDADIVNYVKDIYSPFTPEEISSKIAEMLKTEDIKAEVEVIYQTIEGLHKACPDNLGDWYFTGDYPTPGGMRVVNQAFINFYEGNDKRAY from the coding sequence ATGAGCGACGCAATTAAACACGAATGTGGAATTGCCTTGGTTAGATTAAAGAAGCCATTACAATTTTATAAAGACAAATACGGTTCTGCTTTTTACGGAATTAATAAAATGTATTTATTAATGGAAAAGCAACACAATCGTGGTCAAGATGGTGCTGGTTTTGCAAGTGTAAAATTTAACATTGAGCCAGGAACTAGATATATTAGTAGAGTTAGATCTAATAAACCACAACCTATTCAAGATATTTTTGCGCAGATTAACGATAGAATAAATGGTGTTTTAGGGGAAAACCCAGACAAGAAAGATGATGTTGCTTGGCAAGAAGAAAATATACCTTATGTAGGTAATTTATTTTTAGGTCATGTACGTTATGGAACCTTTGGTAAAAACTCTATAGAAAGTGTTCATCCATTTTTGCGTCAAAGCAATTGGAAACATAAAAATCTAATTGTTGCAGGTAATTTTAACATGACAAACTCTAACCAAATGTTAGATGAGTTAATTGAGTTAGGGCAGCATCCAAAAGAGTTTACAGATACTGTAACTGTAATGGAAAAAATTGGACACTTCTTAGAAGATGAAGTAGGTAAACTATATCAAAAAGCCAAAAAACAAGGTTTTAATAAAAAAGATGCATCACCATTTATAGAAGAAAATTTAAGCTTAAAGAAAGTATTAAAACGCTCTTCTAAAAATTGGGATGGAGGCTATGCTATGGCTGGTTTGGTTGGTCATGGAGATGCATTTGTATTAAGAGACCCAAATGGAATTAGACCAACTTTTTTCTATGAAGATGATGAGGTTGTTGTAGTTGCTTCAGAAAGACCAGTAATACAAACTGTGTTTAATGTGGAGATTGATAAAGTGCAAGAACTAGAAAGAGGTCATGCTTTAATCATTAAAAAGAATGGTAAAGTTTCTATTAAAAAAGTAAACGAGCCAAGAGAAAAGAAATCTTGTTCTTTTGAGCGTATTTATTTTTCTAGAGGAAGTGATGCCAGCATTTATGAAGAACGTAAGAACTTAGGAAAATATGTTTTTCCACAAGTTTTAAAGTCTATTAATTCTGATGTTTCTAATTCTGTTTTTTCATACATACCAAATACAGCAGAAACGTCTTTTTATGGAATGACAGAAGCTGCTGAAGATTTATTGAATCAGCAAAAGACAGCTAAAATCTTAGCTGGAGGTACAAAGTTATCTGCCCAAAAAGTAACTGAAATCTTATCTGAAAGACCTCGTTTTGAAAAAATTGCAATTAAAGATGCAAAATTGAGAACATTTATTGCAGATGATAATTCTAGAGATGATTTAGTAGAACATGTTTACGATATAACTTATGGTGTTGTAAAACCTACAGATAATTTAGTAATTATAGATGATAGTATTGTTCGTGGAACAACGTTAAAGAAAAGTATCATTAAAATTTTAGACAGATTAAATCCTAAGAAAATTGTAGTGGTTTCTTCTGCTCCACAAATTAGATATCCAGATTGTTATGGTATAGATATGGCTAGAATTGATGCATTTATTGCATTTAAAGCAGCTATTGAGTTATTAGAACAAACCAATCAATATCATATTGTAGATGAGGTTTATCAAAAAAGTAAAGCTCAGCAGAATAATGAAGATGCAGATATTGTAAATTATGTAAAAGATATTTACAGCCCTTTTACACCAGAAGAAATTTCGTCTAAAATTGCAGAGATGCTAAAAACGGAAGATATTAAAGCTGAGGTTGAGGTAATTTATCAAACTATAGAAGGTTTGCATAAAGCCTGCCCAGATAATTTAGGAGATTGGTATTTTACAGGTGATTATCCAACTCCTGGAGGTATGAGAGTTGTGAATCAAGCATTCATCAATTTTTATGAAGGAAATGACAAAAGAGCTTACTAG
- a CDS encoding PfkB family carbohydrate kinase, with translation MSKLLAVGTVAFDAIETPFGKTDKILGGSGTFVGLAASQFGVKTGVVSVVGGDFPESYLEMMNTKGINTDGIEIIKEGKTFFWSGKYHNDMNSRDTLITELNVLENFQPVVPENFKDAGIVMLGNLHPLTQASVLDQMNERPKLVVLDTMNFWMDIALNDLHNVLKRVDVVTINDEEARQLSGEYSLVNAAKKIHTMGPKYVVIKKGEHGALLFNEGKMFFAPALPLAEVFDPTGAGDTFAGGFCGYLAKTEDISFENMKNAIIYGSNLASFCVEKFGTERMQELIKEEVKNRLQAFKELTQFDIELS, from the coding sequence ATGAGCAAATTATTAGCAGTTGGTACAGTAGCTTTTGATGCAATAGAAACTCCATTTGGTAAAACCGATAAAATTCTTGGAGGTTCAGGAACTTTTGTAGGTTTAGCAGCAAGTCAGTTTGGTGTTAAAACAGGAGTTGTTTCTGTTGTTGGAGGAGATTTTCCTGAGAGTTATTTAGAGATGATGAATACCAAAGGTATTAACACAGATGGTATTGAAATAATTAAAGAAGGTAAAACGTTTTTCTGGAGTGGTAAATATCATAATGATATGAATTCTAGAGATACTCTAATTACAGAGTTAAATGTTTTAGAAAATTTTCAGCCAGTTGTGCCAGAAAATTTTAAAGATGCAGGTATTGTAATGTTGGGTAATTTACACCCATTAACTCAAGCGTCTGTTTTAGATCAAATGAATGAAAGACCAAAATTAGTAGTTTTAGATACTATGAACTTTTGGATGGATATTGCTTTGAACGATTTGCATAATGTACTTAAAAGAGTAGATGTAGTCACAATTAATGATGAAGAAGCTCGCCAACTTTCTGGAGAATATTCATTAGTAAATGCAGCTAAAAAGATTCATACAATGGGTCCTAAATATGTGGTGATTAAGAAAGGGGAGCATGGAGCTTTGTTATTTAATGAAGGAAAAATGTTTTTTGCACCAGCTTTACCATTAGCAGAAGTTTTTGATCCAACAGGAGCAGGAGATACATTTGCAGGAGGTTTTTGTGGATATTTAGCAAAAACAGAAGATATTTCTTTTGAAAACATGAAAAACGCCATTATTTATGGTTCCAATTTAGCATCATTCTGTGTAGAGAAATTTGGTACAGAACGAATGCAAGAGCTTATTAAAGAAGAAGTAAAAAATCGCTTGCAAGCGTTTAAAGAATTAACACAATTTGATATAGAATTATCATAG